Part of the Vibrio sp. 16 genome, GGAAGGAAAGGTAAAAACGTTCCGTGTGCTGGTTACCCAAGATGAGCTCTCCACGGCAGATGCCAAAGCGCTCGCCAAGCAGCTACAAACGGCCAAAGAGCACAACCAACGTGAAATAGGCTTGCAATGCCAACGTATCATGCAGAGCGGTGAATACACTCAGGAAGAGGTTGCTCAACTCCTAGGCATCAGTCGTCCTGCCGTCAGTAAAGCCTTAAAAGCCGCCAGTATTGATGAGCGTCTTATCGCCTTATTCCCTATCGTGAATGAATTGTCGCACACGGACTACGCTCTGCTTGGCAAAGTGATGAAAGCCTTCCAAGAAGACCACAAAGGTCTCTCTGCATTTATCAAGAAAATGGCCTCCAAGCTTGTCAATGTTCAGCCTGAACAACGCCAAGATGAATACAAAGCATCAATTCTTGCCTTGATTAAAACGGAGCTAAAGATTGTTGAGGCAAAGCAGGCATCCGACCCAGCGCAAATTACCCCCCTCGCTCAGTTTGACAGTAAAGGGATGTTTGCTCGTAAGCGCGTTAAAGGCCGAAACTTTGCTTATGAGTTTGGCCGTTTGTCCAAAGAGGTGCAAAGCGAACTCGATAAGGCCATCGAGTCGGTATTGAAAAAGTACGACAACAATCCGTGATCATTCTGTCATACTAACGTCCTACGCCAGCTTTCGTGCTGGCGTTTTCATGTCAAATAAACCGTAACCTTATTTTTCATCCACTATAGTTGATAGAAGCGCTGATAAGCTTTCCAACACACATTCAAAGGAAACACTATGAGAACCTTGCTGATACTCGGGGCAATCACTCTTCTGGCGGCCTGTACGACCACCCCACAAAAAATGAGAACCACTTCACCAGTGTTAGAAATCAATAGCACACTTACCGCGGAGCAAGTATCCATGTGTATTGCGACTGGCTGGGAAAACATCGATTATATTCTCTACAGCCCGATTGTGACGGATAGAAGGACCCCATCCGGTCATGAAGTTGCCCAGCACCTCGATGGGTCTCTCACCTACTTAGCCGACATCAAGCGAACTCAATCTGGCGTCGCCGTGACAATCTACTCAGCCGCGATTGAGTTCGATAATGATCCCGCTTTTATCACAGTAAAACAGTGCGCACAAAGTGAAAAAGCAGCTGAATGAAACTAAACGTGCAGAGAGACTAACCCATAAAGGCAAATACGCCCAATAAAATAAAGACACTACCCGCCCAGCGTAGACTAAAATCAAACCACCTAGGGTTGTGCTGAAACTTGCTCTGCAAATGGCTCGCCAACAGGACACTGATAAGGTCCGCGCTGCTAAACACACTGTTCGTTACCACCCCAAGAATGAGTAACTGTAGCCACATGGCGACATGGGAATCCTGAGTAATGAACTGTGGCAGAAACGCCAAGTAAAACAAGGCCGCTTTAGGGTTTAACACATCCACAATGATGCTGTCGACGAAGGAATGGCGCACCTTCGACTTCTGGGGCGTCACACTTGTCAACCTAGGTGCGGTTTGGCTAAGGCGCTTCACCCCTATCCAGATGAGGTAGAGCGCGCCTATTCTTTGGATCAGCAAAGCGATATCAGGCTTAGCAACAAGCACTGCAGACAGTCCCGATACCGCAAGCAACACGTGTACATACCCACCTACATGAAGGCCAAATACCGCAATGATCCCAGCCCTACGACCTCCAGATATCGTTTGTGCCACACTGTAGAGCATGGCTGGTCCTGGCAGAAAAGCATAGAGGAGAGTCACGAACAGATACATTGTCAGCTCTGGTGACAGCATCACACCTCCATGTCTTGATAGGGCAAGGGAACGGCTTCGGCATAAATGCCTACTTTAGAAAGGCGGTGACAGGTCAATTGCGCCCCTTCCAGTCTATCCCATCGTACAATGACTTGCTGTGCTTCAGGGAAATCACTATCCACAAGATAGGTGTTAATCCCGCAGTGTACGAATACCTCTTTAAAGCTTATAGCGTTCTTCATTTCCTTTTCCATGACTGACTATATCCATTTTTCAGCCGATACCTACATCCAACTTAAGGTGACATCAAACCCAACCTTTTCGTAATTATTTCTCATTGGAAATGAGCAGTGTACATTGGTATTACAAACCAGCTCGTTATCACACATCGATAAATGATTGGTAAGACCTACAAATGATGGTTTCCATGTAGTAATAAGTAATAAAGCCTCCTCCAACACAGACACATCAAATAACTCAAATTGCTGATTCAACTCAAACAAGGCACTTTCAATGGCCAGCAGAGGAGAATACGAGACCGAAGAAGCTCTGAACGCCATCGGACTGAGAGCGGATAAAAAAGTACAGGCACAAAAATAAGACCCGAACTCAGTCTGTGCCAAGATTACGTTCACTTGGTCGAGATTGGTCAAAATGAGGGAGAGAGCATAGCGCTCAGAGAGACTTCGAGGCAACTCGACCCGATAGAACTCAACACGGACTTTATCGCCCACTGAAAATTTATAAAGCTGGCTTAAATAGTGTAGCTCGACCGCTTCGTTTGCTGCATGCAATAGCGCTTCTTTCAATGTCGAGCCCGATGCCCACCCACTCTTTGAAGAGTATCGTTTTAATAACTCAAAGAAA contains:
- a CDS encoding ParB family protein, coding for MAKKRGGNPLGNAPGSQAAQQSAAKANLESLTKQLTSELEKSGQNTAEYLQKQFGLESVGQSMVWQLASGKTATFNEMTLSHSQVKDDTYVTFDVNGRDQSLLTKESLEDLNSLEFQQFYPAVGREVEGKIDILDGSRRRAWFLLQEGKVKTFRVLVTQDELSTADAKALAKQLQTAKEHNQREIGLQCQRIMQSGEYTQEEVAQLLGISRPAVSKALKAASIDERLIALFPIVNELSHTDYALLGKVMKAFQEDHKGLSAFIKKMASKLVNVQPEQRQDEYKASILALIKTELKIVEAKQASDPAQITPLAQFDSKGMFARKRVKGRNFAYEFGRLSKEVQSELDKAIESVLKKYDNNP
- a CDS encoding LysE family translocator, giving the protein MLSPELTMYLFVTLLYAFLPGPAMLYSVAQTISGGRRAGIIAVFGLHVGGYVHVLLAVSGLSAVLVAKPDIALLIQRIGALYLIWIGVKRLSQTAPRLTSVTPQKSKVRHSFVDSIIVDVLNPKAALFYLAFLPQFITQDSHVAMWLQLLILGVVTNSVFSSADLISVLLASHLQSKFQHNPRWFDFSLRWAGSVFILLGVFAFMG
- a CDS encoding YcaO-like family protein; translated protein: MPLMSSERQVSSDDAVETIEQWFTAHNIRASLTVAKDGFFASVDLFGTRGEQLSSGVGKGPNAIVGAYFEAFENVLLEYQFIASDLVIRPMQDWLNSEDSHPLFGVGALLSSCDDGPLKFWRYQSLLQGEHYLVPEVLVNPYYSEPFIQPPFFELLKRYSSKSGWASGSTLKEALLHAANEAVELHYLSQLYKFSVGDKVRVEFYRVELPRSLSERYALSLILTNLDQVNVILAQTEFGSYFCACTFLSALSPMAFRASSVSYSPLLAIESALFELNQQFELFDVSVLEEALLLITTWKPSFVGLTNHLSMCDNELVCNTNVHCSFPMRNNYEKVGFDVTLSWM